Below is a window of Paraburkholderia azotifigens DNA.
AGGATGCTCTTCAGGTAACGGCGCGGAATGCCGTATTGCTCTTCGAGGATAGGACCGTCCTCGTCGTAATCGAACAGCCCGAGGGGCGACTCGTTGACGGGCGAACCCTTGATCGAATAGAACGGCACGCGTTCCATCAGCTGCTTGAGCCGTTCGGCGATCGACGACTTGCCGCCGCCCACCGGTCCCAACAGATAGAGAATCTGCTTCTTTTCTTCGAGCCCCTGCGCAGCGTGCCTGAAATACGCTACCACCTGCTCGATCACGTCCTCCATTCCGTAGAACTCACGGAACGCGGGGTATACCTTGATCACCTTGTTCGCGAAGATACGCGACAGACGCGGATCGTTGCGAGTGTCGATCTGTTCCGGCTCCCCGATTGCCGTCAACATGCGCTCGCCAGCGGTGGCGTACGCGGCGGGATTGTCTTTGCAGAGCGCGAGATACTCCTCGAGCGAGAGTTCCTCCTCTCGCGTTTTCTCGAAGCGGGTCGCGAAACTGCTGTAGATATCCATGCTACCTCCTCGCCGAAGTCTGGGACGATGTCGTGCGCGGCGCGCTATCAGGAAACGACATCGCTCGAATTCATCCTAAACCCTTTTAAATTTTTTTTCACGAACTACGTTGTGAAAATCGCGCCACAGCCAGCACTCGTCAAACCCTGCTTGATGACGAAAATACGCTCACCTACAATCGTTGCCCACAGCAGTGAGAAACATGACCGACGTGCTGCAATGCATCTCTCGTTCCTTCCCTGCGTGGCATGTGCCGCATGACATCCGATACATGTGGCATCGCGCGGTTCCCTGCACTTTTCCGCACCTTCGCAAACAGCCGTGTAGCACGGCTGTCTGCCTGACCACACTCCGTCCACACATTACTTCTTCTTGCCTGCGGCTGCAGTGCATGTGACAGGTGCATCCCGTCGCAATGACTGCGCATGACGCACACGCTTACCCGCCTTTTCCGCCATAACGCACACACCCGCGCTTACGACGACAGCATGCGCGCTGTGTTACATGTTTTGCGTGTGCGCCAGCGCGCATGTCCCGCTGTTCGTCAGTGCGTACGTCAATTCGTTCAACGCAAAAGTGCATGCGCAGGCGTGCACGTTCAGCGCGTGACATGCATCCGACGTCGCGTGAAATCCATGATGTTCGCAGGGTCGACATGCACGCTCGTTCATGTGTGTATGACGACGAGTGCAGCACCTGTCTGAATAGGTGGATGTAGCCAGGCGATTGCCCTTCATTACCTGCCATAGCCGGGCGGCGGATTCAATGCAGGCGGGCGCGAGTGCATGCGCAGGCCCCGGCACGTATTCGAGTGCCGGGGCCTGCGTGAATGGAGCGGATATTGGATGCTTAGTGGTTTACGTCAATTCGACTTCGACTTCGCCCAGTCCGTCGATATGGCCGTACACGGTTCCTGGGCCATCGACGCGATGCGCGCCCACATACGAGCCCGTCGTAATCGTCCAGTCCGGCTCGATCGTGATACCCATCGCCGCGCAATGGTTGACGAACCACACGAGCAGCTCGCGCGGGTCGCCGGCGGGATTGCCGGGCGACTCGGGCACGAGCGACTTGCCGTCGAACGTCAGCTCGAGTTCGGGCGACACGAAATCGAACGAGCGCGCGATCGACGCATATGGCACCGGATGGCCCGTCACCAGCGCACCGTTGTTCTGCGCGTCGGCGAGTTGCGCGAGCGGCGCGATGTTCGGCCACTCGGCGAAGCGGCTGTCGACGATTTCGATGGCCGGCAATACTGACCCGACGCGCGCGAGCACTTCGTCGCGCGCATACGCCTGGCCGTGCGGCTCGATCGGCTCGGCAAAGCGGAACGCGACTTCCAGCTCCAGCAACACGCGAAAAAACGAACCATGTTCGAGGCGGGCGGGCGAAGCGACCGTCAGCGCAGCCGGAATGGGCGCACCCGAAGCCGGCCCGCCTGGAGCTTTGGCACCGATTTTCCACGCCCCTGTTCCACCGCCGAGGCCCGCGATCACCGACTGCTGGATGGCGTAGGCCGTGGCGGCATCGGGCGGGAGGGAGTCGAGCGGCAGCGTGCCGATGGCGCGGTGCTGGCGGCGCGCGAGCACGAGGCGTTGCGCGAGGTCGTGATCCGTCATGTCTTATCCCTTGTTGGCTGTTTGGGGCGGTGCTGTGCACGATCAGCGCATGGCGTTGCGGCGAAGCGAGCACGACTGGCGGCATCTCGCGTGAAGCGCCCTCACTTCATACTGTCCGTGCACGCTGTCATGCGGCGTAGGTATATGCAGGATGACACCGGGCCGCACGTGCGCAAGCGCGTTCGTCAATGTACCGGAACAATGACGTGGCGGGTCGGTTCAGGCCGCCTGGAAAACAAAAAGACGGCGGTCCTGGCAAGGACAACCGTCAATAGATTCTGCGTCAGCCCGCGCCATTGCGTGCGAGCGGATAAGGCGGATGTTCGCGCGCAGCAGCGGATGCCGCCGCGCGAGCCCAATTTTGGTGCGCGAGTTACTGCGTCAGTTATCGCGTGAGTTATCGCGTCAGAACGTTTCCCAATCGGCATCCGACGTTGCCGCCGCTTTCTGCGGCGCGGCCGCGCGGGCCGGTGCGGGCGCCACAACGGGCGCTGCAGGCGCGGGCGCTGCCGCCGGCATCGACGGCGCTACCTTGCGAGGCGCGGCGACATGCGCCGCGCGGCGCACGGCGCGCTTTGCCGGCGTCGCCGAAAAGCTGCCCGCCGCTTCGTCGACCTGGAACACCGAAACGGTCGTACGCAGCTTGGCCGCCTGCTCTTCCAGCGACGACGCCGCGGCCGCCGCTTCTTCGACGAGCGCCGCGTTCTGCTGCGTCACCTCGTCCATCTGCGTGA
It encodes the following:
- a CDS encoding 2-keto-4-pentenoate hydratase, with protein sequence MTDHDLAQRLVLARRQHRAIGTLPLDSLPPDAATAYAIQQSVIAGLGGGTGAWKIGAKAPGGPASGAPIPAALTVASPARLEHGSFFRVLLELEVAFRFAEPIEPHGQAYARDEVLARVGSVLPAIEIVDSRFAEWPNIAPLAQLADAQNNGALVTGHPVPYASIARSFDFVSPELELTFDGKSLVPESPGNPAGDPRELLVWFVNHCAAMGITIEPDWTITTGSYVGAHRVDGPGTVYGHIDGLGEVEVELT